A window from Physeter macrocephalus isolate SW-GA chromosome 11, ASM283717v5, whole genome shotgun sequence encodes these proteins:
- the EMC4 gene encoding ER membrane protein complex subunit 4 isoform X2: MTAQGSLVANRGRRFKWAIELSGPGGGSRSRSDRGGGQGDSLYPVGYLDKQVPDTSVQETDRILVEKRCWDIALGPLKQIPMNLFIMYMAGNTISIFPTMMVCMMAWRPIQALMAISAKDGVQWRRTAFVNLRKKHMVPMYLDLIYSRLHAQWLLLSILTLNIITH, from the exons ATGACGGCCCAGGGGAGCCTGGTGGCCAATCGAGGCCGGCGCTTCAAGTGGGCGATTGAGCTGAGCGGACCTGGAGGAGGCAGCAG GAGCCGAAGTGACCGGGGCGGTGGCCAGGGAGACTCTCTGTACCCAGTTGGTTACTTGGACAAGCAAGTGCCTGATACCAGCGTTCAAGAGACAGACCGGATCCTAGTGGAGAAG CGCTGCTGGGACATTGCCTTGGGTCCCCTGAAACAGATTCCCATGAACCTCTTCATCATGTACATGGCAGGCAATACTATCTCCATCTTCCCTACTATGATGGTGTGTATGATGGCTTGGCGACCCATTCAGGCACTTATGGCCATTTCAGCCA aggaTGGAGTTCAGTGGAGGAGGACTGCTTTTGTGAACCTGAGAAAGAAGCACATGGTGCCTATGTATCTGGATCTCATTTACAGCCGCCTTCATGCCCAGTGGCTCCTCCTCAGCATACTAACCCTTAACATTATCACTCACTGA
- the EMC4 gene encoding ER membrane protein complex subunit 4 isoform X1: MTAQGSLVANRGRRFKWAIELSGPGGGSRSRSDRGGGQGDSLYPVGYLDKQVPDTSVQETDRILVEKRCWDIALGPLKQIPMNLFIMYMAGNTISIFPTMMVCMMAWRPIQALMAISATFKMLESSSQKFLQGLVYLIGNLMGLALAVYKCQSMGLLPTHASDWLAFIEPPERMEFSGGGLLL; encoded by the exons ATGACGGCCCAGGGGAGCCTGGTGGCCAATCGAGGCCGGCGCTTCAAGTGGGCGATTGAGCTGAGCGGACCTGGAGGAGGCAGCAG GAGCCGAAGTGACCGGGGCGGTGGCCAGGGAGACTCTCTGTACCCAGTTGGTTACTTGGACAAGCAAGTGCCTGATACCAGCGTTCAAGAGACAGACCGGATCCTAGTGGAGAAG CGCTGCTGGGACATTGCCTTGGGTCCCCTGAAACAGATTCCCATGAACCTCTTCATCATGTACATGGCAGGCAATACTATCTCCATCTTCCCTACTATGATGGTGTGTATGATGGCTTGGCGACCCATTCAGGCACTTATGGCCATTTCAGCCA CTTTCAAGATGCTAGAAAGTTCAAGCCAGAAGTTTCTTCAGGGTTTGGTGTATCTCATTGGGAACCTTATGGGTTTGGCATTGGCTGTTTATAAGTGCCAGTCAATGGGACTCTTGCCTACACATGCATCAGATTGGTTAGCCTTCATTGAGCCCCCTGAG aggaTGGAGTTCAGTGGAGGAGGACTGCTTTTGTGA